In Vibrio bathopelagicus, the following are encoded in one genomic region:
- the yigB gene encoding 5-amino-6-(5-phospho-D-ribitylamino)uracil phosphatase YigB, with product MRIYRGLKPIKAMTFDLDDTLYDNWPVIMKVEKEMAQWLFQKHPVSASLSLEEWHGIKQQVASENPALKHDVTVWRETQIKCGLLQLGYSADQADKAAREGIEHALWLRNQVDVPQETHRVMAELSQRIPLAAITNGNVDPHKIGLGQYFQLILKAGPDGRAKPYSDMFEKAQQHLDCDAENILHVGDHLKTDVYGAKQNGFQACWFNDTGSNLYLSPKASVLPDVEIEQLSDLMRLI from the coding sequence ATGCGAATTTATCGAGGGTTAAAGCCCATCAAAGCCATGACCTTTGATTTGGATGACACCTTGTACGACAACTGGCCTGTGATCATGAAGGTTGAGAAAGAGATGGCGCAGTGGCTTTTCCAAAAGCACCCAGTGTCCGCTTCTTTATCACTAGAAGAGTGGCACGGGATCAAGCAGCAAGTCGCATCTGAAAACCCAGCTTTAAAACATGATGTCACTGTATGGCGTGAAACACAGATTAAGTGTGGCTTACTGCAGTTAGGTTATTCTGCTGATCAAGCAGATAAAGCGGCTCGAGAAGGTATTGAGCATGCCTTGTGGTTGCGGAATCAAGTCGATGTGCCTCAAGAAACGCATCGCGTGATGGCTGAGCTTAGCCAACGGATTCCTTTGGCAGCGATTACTAATGGCAATGTCGACCCACATAAAATTGGCTTGGGGCAGTACTTCCAATTGATCCTTAAGGCCGGCCCTGATGGCAGAGCTAAACCTTACTCTGATATGTTTGAAAAAGCTCAGCAACACCTAGATTGTGATGCTGAAAATATTCTTCATGTTGGTGACCACCTCAAAACGGATGTCTATGGAGCCAAGCAAAATGGCTTCCAAGCGTGCTGGTTTAATGACACTGGTTCCAATTTATACCTCTCCCCGAAGGCGAGTGTGCTCCCTGATGTTGAAATAGAGCAACTTAGCGATCTTATGCGACTAATTTAA
- the dapF gene encoding diaminopimelate epimerase has translation MHFHFSKMHGLGNDFMVVDCITQNIFFSPDLIRRLADRHTGVGFDQLLVVEAPYDPETDFHYRIFNADGSEVEQCGNGARCFARFVRMKGLTNKYSINVSTKKGKMVLKIEDNDQITVNMGIPEFEPGKIPFKAKQPEKTYILRTDVHTLFCGAVSMGNPHVVTVVDDVDTADVDTLGPLLESHDRFPERVNAGFMQVVNREEVRLRVYERGAGETQACGSGACGAVAVGINQGLLAENVKVRLPGGDLHISWQGPGKPLFMTGPATHVFDGQLSC, from the coding sequence ATGCACTTCCACTTTTCTAAAATGCATGGTTTGGGCAATGATTTCATGGTCGTGGACTGCATTACTCAAAATATTTTCTTTTCTCCAGATTTGATTCGTCGTTTGGCGGATCGTCACACTGGCGTGGGCTTTGACCAGTTACTTGTGGTTGAGGCTCCCTATGATCCAGAAACTGATTTCCATTACCGCATATTCAATGCGGATGGCAGTGAAGTGGAGCAGTGTGGCAATGGCGCTCGTTGTTTTGCACGATTCGTTCGCATGAAAGGCTTAACGAATAAGTACAGCATCAACGTGAGCACCAAGAAAGGAAAAATGGTTCTCAAGATTGAAGACAATGACCAGATCACTGTGAACATGGGCATTCCCGAGTTCGAACCAGGCAAGATTCCATTCAAGGCGAAGCAGCCAGAGAAGACGTATATTCTGAGAACAGATGTACACACCTTATTCTGCGGTGCAGTAAGTATGGGTAATCCGCATGTGGTTACTGTTGTTGATGATGTCGATACTGCTGATGTGGATACTTTAGGTCCGCTTCTTGAATCACATGACCGCTTTCCTGAGCGTGTTAACGCTGGCTTTATGCAAGTGGTTAACCGTGAAGAAGTTCGCTTGCGTGTTTACGAACGCGGTGCGGGTGAAACTCAGGCATGTGGCAGCGGTGCGTGTGGCGCAGTTGCCGTTGGTATCAATCAAGGCTTACTGGCTGAGAATGTGAAAGTTCGCCTACCTGGTGGTGACTTACACATTAGCTGGCAAGGTCCAGGTAAACCTCTGTTTATGACTGGCCCTGCAACGCATGTGTTTGATGGTCAACTTTCTTGCTAA
- the xerC gene encoding tyrosine recombinase XerC: MSLEPKIPLPNSLQKSLSRFYEYLRSEKGLSLHTQRNYRQQLETMAAHLVTLGLKDWTQVDAAWVRQLASKGMREGMKASSIATRLSSLRSFFDFLVLRGEMSANPAKGVSAPRKQRPLPKNLDVDEVGQLLDVNEDDPLSIRDRAMMEVMYGAGLRLAELVGINLRDVLARQGEIRVIGKGDKERKAPFSGLAKEWVDKWLKVRGELASPGEPALFVSKLGTRISHRSVQKRMEEWGKKQSVASHISPHKLRHSFATHVLESSQNLRAVQELLGHENISTTQVYTHLDFQHLAQAYDQAHPRARKKNKD; this comes from the coding sequence ATGAGCCTAGAGCCCAAAATACCTCTTCCTAACAGCCTTCAAAAGTCACTTTCTCGCTTCTATGAATATCTCAGAAGCGAGAAGGGACTCAGCCTACACACCCAACGCAATTACCGACAACAGCTCGAAACCATGGCCGCTCATTTAGTCACACTAGGGCTGAAAGACTGGACTCAAGTGGACGCTGCATGGGTAAGGCAACTTGCCAGTAAAGGCATGCGTGAGGGAATGAAAGCGAGCAGTATCGCGACTCGCTTATCTTCATTACGCAGCTTCTTTGATTTCCTTGTATTGCGTGGCGAGATGTCAGCTAACCCTGCTAAAGGTGTCTCAGCACCTCGCAAACAACGCCCTTTACCTAAAAACCTTGATGTCGATGAAGTGGGTCAACTGCTTGATGTGAATGAGGATGATCCGTTATCGATTCGTGACCGAGCGATGATGGAAGTGATGTATGGCGCGGGATTACGATTGGCTGAATTGGTTGGTATCAACCTGAGAGATGTGTTGGCTCGACAGGGTGAAATACGAGTGATTGGTAAGGGTGACAAAGAACGCAAAGCACCGTTTTCCGGTTTAGCGAAAGAGTGGGTCGATAAATGGTTAAAAGTACGTGGTGAACTCGCTTCGCCGGGTGAGCCTGCACTGTTTGTCTCTAAACTCGGCACTCGAATTTCTCATCGTAGCGTGCAAAAACGCATGGAAGAATGGGGCAAGAAGCAGTCTGTCGCGAGTCATATCAGCCCGCATAAACTGCGTCACTCATTTGCAACGCATGTGCTTGAGTCGAGCCAAAACCTTCGTGCTGTTCAAGAATTACTAGGGCATGAAAACATCTCGACGACCCAAGTGTATACCCACTTAGACTTCCAACACTTAGCACAAGCTTATGATCAGGCTCACCCGAGAGCTCGTAAGAAGAACAAAGATTAG
- the lysA gene encoding diaminopimelate decarboxylase: protein MDYFNYQEDGQLWAEDVALSQLAEQYGTPLYVYSRATLERHWNAFDSSVGDHPHLVCYAVKANSNLGVLNTLARLGSGFDIVSGGELERVVAAGGDPAKVVFSGVGKTAAEMKRALELNIKCFNVESEPELERLNKVAGELGVKAPISLRINPDVDANTHPYISTGLRDNKFGIAFDRAPAVYAFAKTLDNLSIHGIDCHIGSQLTDIEPFIDATDRLLALIDQLRADGITIKHLDVGGGLGVVYRDELPPQPSDYAKALLARLENHSDLELIFEPGRAIAANAGVLLTKVEFLKPTEHKNFAIIDAAMNDLMRPALYQAWQDIVPVSPRQGEAVTYDLVGPICETGDFLGKDRDLVLEEGDLLAVRSAGAYGFAMSSNYNTRSRAAEVMVDGDKTHLVRQREELTSLWELENILPE from the coding sequence TTGGATTACTTCAACTATCAGGAAGATGGCCAGCTTTGGGCTGAGGACGTCGCACTTTCACAACTAGCAGAGCAATATGGTACACCGCTGTATGTATATTCTCGTGCAACATTAGAACGCCACTGGAATGCATTTGATTCATCGGTTGGCGATCATCCGCATTTGGTGTGTTATGCCGTTAAAGCTAACTCGAACCTTGGCGTGTTGAATACTTTGGCTCGTTTGGGATCTGGTTTTGATATCGTTTCTGGCGGTGAGTTAGAGCGTGTGGTTGCTGCAGGTGGCGATCCAGCGAAAGTTGTGTTCTCTGGTGTCGGCAAAACAGCCGCTGAAATGAAGCGTGCGCTTGAGTTGAACATTAAATGTTTCAACGTAGAGTCTGAGCCAGAACTAGAGCGACTGAATAAAGTAGCTGGTGAGCTTGGTGTTAAAGCGCCGATTTCACTGCGTATCAACCCAGATGTTGATGCTAACACTCACCCTTATATCTCGACTGGTCTGCGTGATAACAAATTTGGTATTGCCTTCGATCGTGCACCTGCCGTTTATGCCTTTGCAAAAACACTCGATAACTTGTCTATTCATGGTATTGATTGCCATATTGGCTCTCAGCTAACAGACATCGAACCTTTTATTGATGCGACTGACCGTTTGCTTGCTTTAATCGACCAACTACGTGCTGATGGTATCACCATCAAACACCTTGATGTTGGCGGAGGCTTAGGTGTGGTTTATCGTGATGAATTACCACCACAGCCTTCTGACTACGCAAAAGCCTTATTGGCTCGCCTAGAGAATCATTCTGATCTAGAGCTGATTTTCGAGCCTGGAAGAGCGATTGCTGCTAACGCTGGTGTATTATTAACGAAAGTCGAGTTCCTCAAGCCAACAGAGCATAAGAACTTTGCTATCATCGATGCAGCAATGAACGACCTAATGCGCCCGGCACTTTACCAAGCTTGGCAGGATATTGTTCCTGTGAGCCCTCGTCAGGGTGAAGCCGTGACTTACGATTTGGTTGGCCCAATCTGTGAGACAGGCGATTTCCTAGGTAAAGATCGTGACCTTGTTCTTGAAGAAGGTGATCTGTTAGCGGTTCGTTCTGCGGGTGCTTATGGCTTCGCGATGTCATCTAACTACAACACTCGTTCGCGTGCGGCTGAAGTGATGGTGGATGGCGATAAAACTCATTTGGTTCGTCAGCGTGAAGAGCTTACGAGTCTGTGGGAACTTGAAAACATTCTTCCGGAGTAA
- a CDS encoding bifunctional diguanylate cyclase/phosphodiesterase, whose product MQTFTFLANTEELFKSQFEQREWCDRKQYLIQLFSAQSPDVARRIASVALKHLNHSILIGQSARHVICNNCLESACTLVIISEFDETHLTSAVQPFTGNPNHDSQALVAQLSLSKDTKTVISLCDQVEGRDYPIYGAFENLPYALPVAGGLCHENDFGRWVMHNEETYQHACVAVALTNPRLKVWSDAYSEWNPIGMKLIVTQAEGNRLYALNDKPAIEVFKHYLADGKDLPFSQLMSFPLYRELGRKKGISTPLRINDDGSIEFDSPWHVGEEAQFCYNHPSLTAEKVRHGAEVLAMHQPESVIIYNCVSRLEFIDSKLELKPFEGIVKACGVYCMGELYRNEDRQDILHHSLTYIAMRESDEIDEFRCDDFHCDSTVSPLLNLVRNAVADLDSINIQMEKKLHQQARRLTESYRIDSRTGLPNRIVLKERLNTILFSEHLLTLKLTNFHQVNEKYGYQVGDKLLLDLSNHFVERLHLRVVKEFNVQVELFSIGVGEWAIIFNASIDSEKIEQRFIEFADDIEHINFEPYGLTDIDYLSVSLCGGFASRCDFLTDSGDEILLKAIEARRYGVRNNTHITNAKDIQVSEEDRKEQLGWLSCVSRAILDQNIITYSQPIVAASTHEMIGQECLVRIMESDGTIVPPGKFLPMIADTHLYTRLSRHMIKNTIGYMADKQSPFSINLSPQDLLSDKTLEILETAISGMNDPTRLGLEVLESEQIKDYGRMIEVCDHFRALGARIIVDDFGSGYSNIDEIIKLEPQIIKLDGSLIRNIDKDLKQRNIASQLVRLCQVFNAKTVAEFVHNQQVCEIAEQMGVDYLQGYYFGEPKRLF is encoded by the coding sequence ATGCAAACATTTACATTTCTCGCAAATACTGAGGAGTTATTTAAATCTCAATTTGAACAGCGAGAATGGTGTGACCGCAAGCAATACCTAATTCAACTCTTCTCTGCCCAATCTCCAGACGTAGCTCGACGCATCGCGAGTGTTGCTCTCAAGCATCTAAATCATTCCATATTGATAGGTCAAAGCGCGCGTCATGTTATTTGTAATAACTGCCTTGAAAGCGCTTGTACGTTGGTGATTATCAGTGAGTTTGATGAAACACACTTAACCTCTGCTGTGCAGCCTTTTACGGGTAACCCTAACCATGATAGCCAAGCTCTGGTGGCTCAATTATCTCTTTCTAAAGATACTAAAACCGTGATTAGCTTGTGCGATCAGGTTGAAGGGCGTGATTATCCAATTTATGGTGCCTTTGAAAATCTGCCTTATGCCTTGCCGGTTGCTGGTGGGCTATGCCATGAGAATGACTTTGGGCGTTGGGTTATGCATAACGAAGAGACCTATCAGCACGCCTGTGTTGCAGTTGCTTTGACCAACCCAAGGTTAAAGGTTTGGTCGGATGCTTATTCTGAATGGAACCCAATTGGGATGAAGCTGATAGTCACTCAAGCTGAGGGCAATCGCTTATATGCATTGAATGATAAGCCGGCTATTGAAGTGTTCAAACATTACCTTGCTGATGGTAAAGATCTGCCATTTAGTCAGTTGATGAGTTTCCCGCTTTATCGTGAGCTTGGAAGAAAGAAGGGGATATCAACGCCTCTTCGAATCAATGACGATGGCAGTATTGAATTTGATAGCCCTTGGCATGTCGGAGAGGAAGCACAATTCTGTTATAACCACCCATCTTTAACAGCAGAGAAAGTGCGTCATGGTGCCGAGGTGCTCGCTATGCACCAACCAGAATCTGTGATCATTTATAACTGTGTCTCTCGACTTGAATTCATCGATAGTAAGCTCGAATTGAAGCCATTTGAAGGTATTGTGAAGGCCTGTGGGGTTTACTGCATGGGTGAGCTTTACCGAAACGAGGATCGTCAAGATATCTTGCACCACAGTCTCACTTACATTGCGATGAGAGAGTCGGATGAAATTGACGAGTTTCGTTGTGATGATTTCCATTGCGATTCCACGGTATCACCACTGCTCAATTTAGTGAGAAATGCGGTTGCGGACTTAGACAGTATTAATATTCAGATGGAGAAGAAACTTCATCAACAGGCGCGTCGTTTAACTGAGAGTTACCGAATTGACTCTCGTACCGGCCTGCCAAATCGTATTGTGTTAAAAGAGCGCCTTAATACGATTCTGTTCAGTGAACATCTACTGACTTTAAAGCTGACTAACTTTCATCAGGTGAACGAGAAGTATGGTTATCAAGTCGGCGATAAGCTGTTACTCGACCTTTCTAACCATTTTGTTGAGCGATTACACCTTCGGGTCGTGAAGGAGTTCAATGTGCAAGTTGAACTGTTCAGTATTGGTGTTGGTGAGTGGGCGATTATCTTTAACGCGAGTATCGATAGCGAGAAGATAGAGCAACGCTTCATTGAGTTTGCTGATGACATTGAACACATTAATTTTGAGCCGTATGGATTAACCGATATTGATTACCTGTCGGTTTCGCTGTGTGGTGGCTTTGCCAGTCGTTGTGATTTCTTAACTGACAGCGGCGATGAAATCTTATTGAAAGCGATTGAAGCTCGACGTTATGGAGTGCGTAATAACACTCACATTACTAATGCCAAAGACATTCAGGTAAGCGAGGAAGATCGTAAAGAGCAGCTCGGTTGGTTGAGCTGTGTAAGCCGAGCAATCTTAGATCAGAACATCATCACTTACTCTCAACCTATTGTTGCAGCGAGTACTCATGAAATGATTGGCCAAGAGTGCTTGGTTAGAATTATGGAATCAGACGGGACGATTGTACCACCAGGTAAATTCTTACCCATGATTGCCGATACGCACCTTTATACTCGCCTTAGTCGACACATGATTAAGAACACCATTGGTTATATGGCGGACAAGCAGAGCCCGTTCTCGATCAACCTGTCTCCACAAGACCTATTGAGCGATAAGACGCTAGAGATTCTCGAAACTGCCATTAGTGGAATGAACGATCCCACTCGGCTTGGCTTAGAAGTTCTCGAGTCTGAGCAGATCAAAGATTACGGTCGCATGATTGAGGTGTGTGATCACTTCCGCGCACTCGGGGCGAGAATCATTGTTGATGACTTTGGTTCGGGTTATTCGAATATTGATGAAATTATCAAGCTTGAGCCACAGATTATTAAGCTCGACGGCAGCTTGATTCGCAACATCGACAAAGACCTTAAGCAAAGAAATATTGCTTCTCAGCTTGTTCGCTTGTGCCAAGTGTTTAATGCTAAAACGGTCGCTGAATTTGTTCATAACCAACAGGTTTGTGAAATAGCGGAGCAAATGGGTGTCGATTACCTGCAAGGCTATTATTTTGGTGAGCCTAAGCGATTGTTTTAG
- a CDS encoding DUF484 family protein translates to MSYVEADALTAEVVAEYLRDNPDFFQDRRNLVDRLAVNNVEQGAVSLVEVQLKRQRQRIEELEEEITGLMSLAANNDKTFYEFMDLQAQVLKCSDFMQVIKAVEQKAIELGLKAHIRVLSQLGFYQLNGERYSKFSLNHFNGKDAYLGRLRKTDRQDLFGDFPVPELGSYVVLPLAKQSPLGLLAFSSEDGGHFQPHMDTLFLRHLALVVAHLADTLPWQINNEPRAQNTSS, encoded by the coding sequence TTGTCTTACGTTGAAGCCGACGCACTCACCGCAGAAGTGGTCGCGGAATATTTACGTGATAACCCAGATTTTTTTCAAGACAGAAGAAATTTGGTTGATCGCCTTGCTGTCAACAATGTTGAGCAGGGCGCGGTTTCTTTGGTTGAGGTTCAGCTTAAGCGTCAACGCCAGAGAATCGAAGAGTTAGAAGAAGAGATCACTGGCTTGATGTCACTGGCTGCGAATAACGACAAAACTTTTTATGAGTTTATGGATCTGCAAGCTCAGGTATTGAAATGCAGTGATTTCATGCAAGTCATTAAGGCGGTTGAACAAAAGGCGATTGAATTAGGTTTGAAAGCTCATATACGCGTGTTGTCTCAGCTGGGCTTTTACCAGCTTAATGGGGAGCGTTATTCGAAGTTTTCATTGAACCACTTCAACGGTAAAGATGCTTATTTAGGGCGCTTGAGAAAAACGGACAGACAAGATTTGTTTGGTGATTTTCCAGTTCCAGAGCTAGGCTCTTATGTAGTACTTCCGCTTGCTAAGCAGTCTCCATTGGGTTTGCTCGCCTTTTCTAGCGAAGATGGCGGCCATTTCCAACCCCATATGGATACGCTCTTTTTACGCCATTTAGCGCTTGTTGTTGCTCATTTGGCGGACACCTTACCTTGGCAGATAAATAATGAGCCTAGAGCCCAAAATACCTCTTCCTAA
- the cyaY gene encoding iron donor protein CyaY, whose translation MNETEFHQLVDIQMQNIEEAIDESEADIDYEVTGNVMTLEFENRSQIIINRQEPMKEIWLASKSGGFHFKLIDDKWTCSKTGMELFEMVKEECVKHAGEEIDWV comes from the coding sequence ATGAACGAGACTGAATTTCATCAACTGGTCGATATACAGATGCAAAACATCGAAGAAGCTATCGATGAATCAGAGGCAGATATTGATTACGAAGTGACTGGAAACGTAATGACGCTGGAGTTTGAGAACCGCAGCCAAATCATCATCAACCGCCAAGAACCAATGAAAGAAATCTGGTTAGCGTCTAAATCTGGTGGCTTTCATTTCAAACTAATCGACGACAAGTGGACATGTTCTAAGACAGGCATGGAACTGTTTGAGATGGTCAAAGAAGAATGCGTGAAGCACGCAGGTGAAGAGATCGATTGGGTCTAA
- a CDS encoding bifunctional diguanylate cyclase/phosphodiesterase, with protein sequence MQSTSLLIQDIEQTQSELEKLDFHRHEPLLIQVFSSFEKDSVLAACQVIQSTFPNAKLIGCSANHYINQGVILHQGLYLVATRFDAMSYTCGVVEYSKQPLLDSQAMWQQLECNADTQSIICFADRLQINNRSLFSAFEQSRYSLPICGGASTITDSGRWVMLNGHCYENAYVMLALHSSELVVTKGYYTEWNPIGRTFRVTGAEGSRLAELDGMPIRDLYNRYLADGLEVPFEQLHNFPLMVGDPKAQNIHLPLKVTESGEIEFSGPFQVSDEVRFCYDHPSLTLEQVRLGVQQIASHRPEQFFIYNCTSRIDFIDGNQEVEIFQNLADTYGVYCMGELYQDDDQQRILHHSLTYITLREGPVEGSVPLVTQPATNISPLFSLIRNALLDVDDMNNSMVSKIQQQATALTASYRIDSRTGLPNRSVLREKLSKMNADSHLLALKVTTFGQINEKYGYRVGDKLLRDLSEYFQKALWQFFDEGCQLYSIGIGEWAVVFKSWASHEHIHQRFSEFADKTEHVNFEPMGLPDIDYLSVSICAGVASRRDFPTTSIDDLLLKAIDARRSAVSQNKHLVSAKTLIQLEKHRQEQLGWLSCVSRAVLNQNVVACSQPIVSAHSHQVESYECLVRIEEDGQLIAPGKFLSIIEGTHLYTRLSRQMITRTFDFMSQRTDSFSINLAPQDFNNEKTILHLEQAIKQISHPQRIGLEVLETEQIQDYGRLIEICNHFRDLGVNIIVDDFGSGYSNIDEILKLEPQVIKLDGSLIRNIDQDKKQRKIAQQLVSLCQILNAKTVAEFVHNEQVCRIAEDMGVDYLQGYYFGEPQRLF encoded by the coding sequence ATGCAGTCGACCTCTCTCCTGATACAAGACATAGAACAAACCCAAAGTGAATTGGAAAAGCTAGATTTTCATCGTCATGAACCTCTACTGATTCAGGTGTTTTCGTCTTTCGAGAAAGATTCGGTTTTGGCTGCCTGCCAAGTAATTCAATCAACATTTCCTAACGCCAAGCTGATTGGGTGTAGTGCCAACCACTACATAAACCAAGGTGTCATCCTGCATCAAGGTCTCTATTTGGTTGCCACACGCTTTGATGCGATGTCTTATACCTGTGGTGTTGTGGAATACAGTAAGCAGCCACTGCTGGATAGCCAAGCGATGTGGCAGCAGCTTGAGTGTAATGCGGATACTCAAAGCATCATCTGCTTTGCCGATCGCTTGCAGATAAATAACAGATCCTTGTTTTCTGCGTTTGAGCAATCCAGATATTCACTGCCTATTTGTGGAGGTGCATCCACCATTACCGACAGTGGACGATGGGTGATGCTGAACGGCCATTGCTACGAAAATGCTTACGTTATGTTGGCCTTACACAGCTCTGAGTTAGTCGTAACTAAAGGTTATTACACGGAATGGAACCCGATAGGACGTACCTTTCGAGTCACTGGCGCCGAAGGGAGTCGCTTGGCTGAATTAGACGGTATGCCCATTCGCGACTTGTATAATCGTTATTTAGCCGATGGGCTCGAGGTCCCGTTCGAGCAACTGCATAATTTCCCCTTAATGGTCGGCGACCCGAAAGCCCAAAATATCCACTTACCACTCAAGGTAACGGAGTCTGGAGAGATAGAATTTAGTGGTCCGTTCCAAGTGAGTGATGAAGTCAGGTTTTGCTATGACCATCCTTCACTTACCTTAGAGCAGGTACGACTTGGCGTTCAACAGATCGCCTCTCATCGACCGGAACAGTTCTTTATCTATAATTGTACTTCACGCATCGACTTTATTGATGGCAACCAAGAAGTTGAGATTTTCCAAAACCTAGCAGATACCTACGGTGTGTATTGTATGGGCGAGCTTTATCAAGATGATGACCAACAAAGAATTTTGCATCATAGCCTAACGTATATCACTTTAAGAGAAGGCCCGGTTGAAGGTTCTGTTCCGCTTGTGACCCAACCGGCCACAAATATATCGCCCTTATTCTCATTGATTCGTAATGCTCTACTCGATGTTGATGACATGAACAACAGCATGGTGAGCAAGATTCAGCAGCAAGCTACTGCACTTACAGCCAGTTATCGAATTGATAGTCGTACCGGTTTACCTAATCGAAGTGTGTTGCGTGAAAAATTGTCAAAAATGAACGCTGATAGTCACTTATTGGCGCTGAAGGTTACAACATTCGGGCAAATCAATGAAAAGTACGGTTATCGAGTCGGTGACAAGCTGCTTCGTGATTTGAGTGAGTATTTTCAAAAGGCGTTATGGCAATTTTTTGATGAAGGGTGTCAGCTTTACAGCATCGGTATTGGTGAGTGGGCGGTAGTTTTTAAAAGCTGGGCCAGTCACGAACACATTCATCAGCGCTTTTCTGAGTTTGCCGACAAAACCGAACATGTAAACTTTGAGCCAATGGGCTTACCTGATATTGATTACCTCTCGGTTTCAATTTGTGCCGGCGTGGCGAGTCGTCGTGATTTTCCAACTACATCGATTGATGACTTGTTACTCAAGGCCATTGATGCTCGTCGCAGTGCGGTGAGTCAGAACAAGCACCTCGTGAGTGCTAAAACATTAATCCAACTAGAGAAGCATCGCCAAGAGCAGTTAGGTTGGTTGTCTTGTGTTAGCCGCGCGGTGTTGAATCAAAACGTAGTTGCGTGTTCTCAGCCCATAGTGTCCGCGCACAGCCATCAAGTCGAAAGCTATGAGTGCTTAGTTCGAATTGAGGAAGATGGCCAGCTGATTGCTCCAGGTAAGTTTTTATCGATTATCGAAGGCACCCATCTTTATACGCGCCTTAGTCGCCAGATGATTACGCGTACCTTTGATTTTATGAGTCAAAGGACCGATTCGTTTTCGATTAATTTAGCGCCACAAGACTTCAACAACGAGAAAACCATCCTTCACCTAGAACAAGCCATCAAACAAATTAGTCATCCGCAACGTATCGGCTTGGAAGTGTTGGAAACGGAACAGATTCAAGATTACGGCAGGCTGATTGAGATATGTAATCACTTTCGTGATTTGGGCGTTAATATCATCGTTGATGATTTTGGTTCGGGTTATTCGAACATTGATGAGATATTGAAGCTTGAGCCACAGGTGATAAAGCTCGATGGCAGCCTGATTCGCAATATCGACCAAGATAAGAAGCAGCGTAAGATTGCCCAACAGCTTGTTAGCTTGTGCCAGATACTCAATGCCAAGACAGTGGCGGAGTTCGTACATAATGAACAGGTGTGTCGAATCGCAGAGGATATGGGTGTCGATTACCTGCAGGGTTATTACTTTGGTGAACCGCAGCGTTTATTTTGA
- the lptM gene encoding LPS translocon maturation chaperone LptM, with protein sequence MKKLITALFMVSVIGLSGCGQTGPLYDPDEVQQTEQSQ encoded by the coding sequence ATGAAAAAATTAATTACTGCTCTATTTATGGTGTCCGTTATTGGACTTTCTGGTTGTGGTCAAACGGGTCCTTTGTACGATCCTGATGAAGTTCAACAGACTGAACAATCACAATAA